A part of Liolophura sinensis isolate JHLJ2023 chromosome 1, CUHK_Ljap_v2, whole genome shotgun sequence genomic DNA contains:
- the LOC135462866 gene encoding uncharacterized protein LOC135462866, producing MDELTYHAEDTKHDTPPRSAIRPIGKMKTSIILCAVFLVCLLLTSETTAYGDNGGNGNGNGNGDNGNGNGNGNGNDNGNDNGGDNGGDNGGDNGGDNGGDNGGDNGGNDGDS from the exons ATGGATGAACTGACgtatcatgcggaagacaccaAGCATGATACCCCACCGAg atCGGCAATTCGTCCAATCGGCAAGATGAAAaccagcattattctgtgtgccGTGTTCCTTGTATGTTTACTGCTGACTTCAGAGACGACCGCCTATGGAGACAACGGCGGCAATGGCAACGGAAATGGCAACGGCGACAACGGGAATGGCAATGGTAATGGCAACGGCAACGATAATGGGAACGACAACGGTGGAGACAACGGTGGAGACAACGGCGGAGACAACGGTGGAGACAACGGCGGAGACAACGGTGGAGACAACGGTGGAAATGACGGCGATAGTTag